The Silene latifolia isolate original U9 population chromosome 4, ASM4854445v1, whole genome shotgun sequence region CTGCTGAGGTAATAATTTTACTTACCGTTGTTGTAATAATTGTTTAAATTTCTTACTGTTTGTCGATAATGATTAAAATGTCTTAGTTATTTTTGTCAATATGTAGACTGCACGTGCTTTAGTGTTTCAGTTTGCCCAAGCCGGAAGGATTGCCGATGACAAGAAACAGCTTTCGTTCTTCCGCAAGATGATGAAGAACATCCAACCATTGGTTGAGAGGGCTAGGCACATACAGAGTACTAGAGGACCCCGTCAAACACCCGGTGATCATGTTCAGCGTAGATCAGATGGTGTCTTTACTGACAGCGAGGGTGAGGATGATGAGTAGTCGGGAGACtaatttgtgtttgttttcatttattttgtaCGTTTTTAAACACTTTCTCTATGTTGGACGACTATGTTAGTCGACTATTCAAACCTTGTTTAATTCAAAAAATATGACGgttttaaattctgaaatttctggAATACATAGCAACTGATGCAAATTCGGAAATTTCTGGAAATACTCACTACTTCATGACAATGGCTAACATaaggaaaacaaacaaatacaagatacacttgaaataaaacttcatcatccttGACATTTCCGAAATCTCTTCTTTTATACCTATCAATTGCTCTTTCATGACATttccacttgatgcatcatcaccttcatcttcACATGCTATCATCAACTTTTTTGTTACTGTCAAATGATCATCAGTCAACCACGACACAAAATTATTGCGATCTAAACACTTAAAATACGCTTTTATTGGATTATTAATTGACCCGGAAATCTTGATGATAGCGTTTTTGGCACAACGATTGCAACATTGATTCTTAACATTAAGGCCTTCAATAGGGTGGTTTCTCCACATTGAGGATGATGTCGACATAAGTAGAGAGATGAAgatgaaaataaaagaagatgAAAATGAGTGAAAaatagaagaagatgaagatgagtgaAAAATACAAGAATATGAAGATGTTAATATAGGTGAGATTGTGGAAAAAATGGAggaaaaataaccgttacaattcaaaaataaccgttacaattcaaaataaccgttacaattcaaaaataaccgttacaattcaaatccaaccgttacaattcaaatctaaccgttacaattcaaaataaccgttacaattcaaaaataaccgttacaattcaaaaataaccgttttGCACCGACTTCTTATAAATGGCCCATTCTGtgtcaatttcaatcacaacatccaTTCCTATTCACTCACTACAATACTAAATACTCAAAAAATCAGAGCTTATCAACTAAGAATCGatctaattgttcaaaatttaccagTGCTAGTTTCTCGACTTGAATTAGTGGTTCCTAGTGCCACCGTATGGCACTTGCTTGAAAATCCTCCAATTGGGGTTTAGTGTTAGGGTTTGAGGTATGGGGTTTAGGTTTTCAGGTTTagttatgttttaattatgttttaagtGATTTATGTAATGTCGTTGTATTTCAAATTaaggaatgttttaattaaataTCGTTGCATGTTAAATTAAGCTACTAAAATATAAGGTACAATAATCGCACAAATAAAATATAAGGTACAATAATTGGACAAATAAAATATAAGGTACAATAATCGGACAAATAAAAGCTAACATCCGGTCTCGAAACTGCGCCACAAAGTTAGCTGATGTCGATACATGCCTCTATAATGAGCTATGCTATCATCATGTTCCCAACAAGGGGCTATTAGAGGCATAGGTGACAAGGGGCGTACCCGGAGCCTCAGATAGTGGCTTCCCGCATGTAATATCCATAAGACACCATATGGGGTAGGTACTCCAGTGGGGGCTCGTGAAGGCAAGTAAGTATGACTACTACTCCAATGTCGGTGACCTTCTTGATCTACCCATGAAGAAACGCAACATATCACCCAATTGTACATCGTAGCATAACCATATAGATCGAAACCGTCCATTCAATGACCCGTGCCACACGGTACCTGATCCATAAATCTAATTCTAGCTACCTCCGCATCAAATCTCTCCGGGCCATAGATATGATCACGGTAAAGGGGACTACGGATTTCCCTAACTAAATCTGCTATAGCCATCGTGAAATGAGATTGGTCACCCCGAACAGCATGTGAGAGAACTCGGTAACCACAATGACCGTCTCCGGAAGGATTATACCACGCTTCTAGATACTCTGTAAACCAGGAAGGCAAAAACTCAAGATAAGAAAAGTACCTCCAATGACCAATAGTGTAATTTACCTCCAGAGGTGCGCAATGCTATGTGCTGAAACTCCCCGTACTCGTGGTAGCGGTGGTAGACGGTGTGCCTGGACCCGTTTGAGTGGATCGGGGGTAGTAGACGGAGTAAAATGAACCGTCGGAGTGGAATGGGGAGTAGTAGACGGAGTAATAGGAACCGTCGGAGTGGAACGGGGGTACTAGACGGAGTAACCGGAACCGTCGGAGTGGACCCGGGGGTGTTAGGTTGTTGCGAAGACGAGTTTCTTTGGGGCGTAGCTCTGCCTAATCGAACCTGAACTCGTACATGCTCAACGGCAGACGGTTCTCTACGAGTTCCCCTATCGGATGTCCTCTAGGGTTCTCGTTCACCCGAGGCTCGTATATATCCTCCCCATTCGGATGTATCTGAGAGTAAAGGGCATCGAACATGGATGATCTCATACTCGGATCTGCATTATGAATTTCATCGAATAACTCCTCGAGTCGATCATCGTCACAAGCCGACATTGCCTCCGAACCATCGTACTCCAAATTCCTCCAATATACATGTAACACATCAAGAGGGACTCGAAATCCGTTTCTAGCAATGCGATGAATTGAACAAGCACATAACAAACCAAGTGTAGTAGTCTTTACACAACCGCAATCGATCATCAAGGCATCTTCCGTCATCTTGGCGCTTCTTTCTAATTCTCCACGCAATTTAATGATGGCATTCTTTGAGATTTTATAAGAAAATCTGGAGAATAATCGATGAATCCCCGTTAACCGTCTCGATCTAGATAACTCCAACGAGTGTCGGATCTCAACATGTTGTGTTTTCATCAAAGAATGAAAACGGATCCAGATGCTATCAATGGCCAGTTTCGCGCTATTCAACCATTTCTTCAAATTCGCATGAGCCGACTCAACCCGGGATGTAGAAGTGTTCTCAAACTGAGTTATCTTGTTCGTTCTGTACTTGGCTCATTTCTCCACATGCGGGAACCATTGACTCTCAATATAAGCCGCCACTCCCGCccattgccttgccaaattggCCCACGCCACATCAAATTTATCTCGGGAATCCGCCTCGACAACCGCTTTAAACAAGTTACAAGTTATGAACTTAGCCCAACTATCTCGACCCGTGATATGAAGTGCTCTCGTCTCCACGTTAGCATATATATGCCAAAGACATAGCAAGTGAGCCGAATCCGGAAAAACAGTGGGAATCGCGTTCAACAACCCTTGCTCGCAATCAGTAACAATAACATTAGGTTAAACGACATCATTGAGAAGGGCCTTCAGTTTCTGTAAGACCGAACGCTATCCATTCTCGGACTCATGCGTCAGAAGAGCATACGCGATCACAAAGCTCTTCCCAACGGGTGTGACTCCAACCATCtcaacaagcggaagacggtatAAGTTTGTCTTGTACGTGGAATCGATTAGGACCACATAATAGTATGATCGAAACAACTTAACGGCTTCTGTATGAGCCATGAACACGTGGTTTAGCTCTTCGGTCTCCTGATCAGTGACCCAATAATGAACGTACTTATGCTGAACCGCAAGTGCTAACATCGGTTGTGCCGGGTTCCTCCCATTTCTTTCCTCGGCCCTTACTTTCTGAGAACGATTGTAGATTTGTCGCCGATTAGGTCTTGACTTTTCCGGATTCCGCTGATGCAAACCCGCACTAATAATAGCCGGTCTTACGTGAGCTCTAACTTGGGCGTCGATATAAGTCAACTCCTCTTCATCAAACTTTGCAAAGTATCTATCGTCGTCACAATAGAACGTTAAAGCATGATTATGAAACCCGGATATCATGACAAGCTTCCACTTATTCTCTTGTATTTCAACAGCTTTCATTTGAAATTTGCATTTACATCACGCGGTAACCGTGTTAGCCCTCATTAAAGCATCGACATCATTATTTACGGGACCTCTTCCACCCATCCGACAAACAAAATAATCCTGTTTCAAATTCGTGTAACCATCAACTCTCTTGTTGCTTGCTCtttttataccaaacccgagtCTAAGTCCGATCTCAAATGCCCAATTAAACGCTTCCATAGTTGACGAAAAAAATCTGGTGGTCGTAAAATGATCTGAGTAATCAATACCGTGTTAGAATATCTGAAAtatttttttagttaattaattagtaaataactagtttagaccccgtgcattatatgcacggtatttaaagttttaatatttttataaaattatttatataatattgATACCTTATAGTAATTCTTTACATTTGTCATCATTATATTTTGCTTGGATAAATAAAAGTTTGAACTGAAAATTAGTTAAGAGAATTGAGTCATGAGTTAAAATATATTCtaataaaaatatttttataacataaaactaatgagtttcaatttatattttttttttcaattttctttgtcacgaaagtaataacaacgatcGTTATAGACAAAATATGGGTCaactcatcatctaataataggaataataaaagatttagcaatttatacttttctatcaaattttttattttaattaaaataatatagtttagagtttaatgaaaataatataatttgaagaaaagattaattttaatgaaaatataatagaTTAATTAAATTGTCAttgttagtttccttatttagtgaatgaaTATAATTATATCATTAGTTTCCTTTTTTAAGAATATGCTTTTTGGCGGGAAAATAATAGagttcgcctattcatttagtaaataggggattaaaTTCAGTTTTCAGATAATTAAGTGGTCCATTTTATGTGGGAAGTTACCCATGATCAAGGTAACAACCCATGATCCTCTCCTATTCTACAGCCACCACCACCCACTTCTTTAGTCACTTAGAAACTGTTTTTTGATGGGAAAAACAGTATAAAAGAAACGTGATAACATCTGGTAAAGGTCACCAAACCTATTCTCCCTTAAGATAATATACACCATCTAAATCAGTGAGAAGGAAGGTTCGGAACCGAAATCAGAGTAAGAAAGAGACAGACGTGCAGACACACAGACGAGTTATCGGAAAGACGGAAACGGGTTTATTTCTTTATTCGGGTTTAAAAGCTGTTCAGGAATACCGATAAGCAATGGCTGGAGGttttaattctcgatctttattTATCGCTTCCGCAATTTATTTGTTCGTATATTCATTTAGTAATTAGAATATACATGATTAAGAATGAGATTAAActtacatttggtatcagagcgagtatATCGCCTCTGTCTTGCTTGTTGATTCCGACTTCAGTTTTGCGTCTTTGATATGATGGATCTGTTGTgttgttttttcgttttttccGACGGAAACTCCCTTGATAATTGTTTTTTATAGCTTCGTCTTCATTCTGATTCGTTTTTTATCATGAAATCTGGAATTTTTGTGTTAATTTATGTtctggattttttttttgttttaatggtGGGGACGGGGGTAAGGGATGAAGTTTTGCCCATTTTGTCTCGTCTGATTTGAAGAAGTGATATGCAGAATAAAGTTTGCTGCTGTTTTGGTTTATGAAAAGTATACGTTTTGTCCTTGTGAGTTGTGTGACAAGTTATTTTTATATTCTTTGTCCTTTGTTTGCTGCATTTATGAGGATGGTGCATGTATATACTTTTTCCTAGACCTACTTTATAAGCATGTATAGTACATTAGTACCCATGTGCTCTCTGCAAAATATGAAAGAGACTTGACTTGTTGGCATAAGGGACaaataattgtgtacttgtgcaGCTGTGTCCCATTTGTTTAGTTGTCGCCTTTACGGTTTTATCATGTGGACTTTGGGTTTTGATTTTGTTAATACTGACCACTTAGATAAGTCTGATAGTGGACGATTCATGACATTTGGCTTCAGTACATGTGTGTTCAATTACTTTGGCTAATTAAGTATGCTTTATATTAGAAATTGATCCTATTTAAATTTGCTTGAAGTGATGCCGTTTTTTTTGGACTTTCGACAGTAGCATTGATTTATGGTTTGTGCTGTTGTTAAATATCTGACTTCCCTAACCTTATATACATTAAGTTCAGTATATAGATTAATGGTTTAAATGTCAAGTGATTTTCAATTTATTAGTTAGGGAGTAGCCACAGCATCTCTAATTGATTAAATTTTATTCGAAATCGCATGTGGAAATTagacattttattgtaattaattaTACGTAATGTGATGAGACTTACCCACAGGAATCTTATTATATTTGTGTGATTAATTAGGATGTTATATTGAATTATGTTTCTTAATATACCCACAGGAGTTGAGAAATGAATATAATTTGATAGTTTCATCATAAAGTTTAATTTTTTATGCATCTAATTTGAGTAGACTTTAGCCCACAGACAAGTTTATGTCACTAGATTCATATAAGCATAATTTACATTGGTAAGTTGTGATAAAGTTAAGTCTCAATTTTTGTTACTAAGCATGTATATTTAAAATTTGCAGCAAGTTTACCTGGAAGTTCCTATGATATCAAAATAGACGTTCCTGAATTAACTGGTGATAATTTTAAGGTGTGGAAGGAAAGAGTTCTATTGCATTTAGGATTCACGCGTTTCGATTATGCTATACAACATGATGAACCGGCTAAGATAAAGGAAACTAGCACACCAGATGAAGTAGACCATCGTGAAAAGTGGGAGAAATCAAACTATATTTGCACGATGTTCATAAAGACAAAACTGTGTGCTAGTATCCGAGGTTCCGTCGAGCAGCATACTAAAGTTCGAGACCTTCTTAAAGCAATAGATGAACAGTTCGAAACTTCTGATAAGGCTTTGGCAAGCACCTTAATTATGAAATTTACTTCTTTGAAGCTCAATGCCACTAATGGAGTGCGTGATTTCATCATGCGCATGAGGGATATTGCAGCCCAACTTAAGGTATTGGAAGTTACTATGTCTAACTCTTTCCTGGTACATTTCATTTTGTGTTCTCTCCCAGCACAATATGCCCCATTTAAGATCTCTTACAACACACATAAGGACAAATGGTCTCTTAATGAATTAATGACCATGTGTGTTCAAGAGGAGGGGAGATTGTTGTTCGAGGAGGGCGAAAAGGTGAACCTAACCACTAGTACTAATAAAGAATCATCTAGTACTAAGAAGGGTCACCATAAGGATAAGGGAAAGGGTAAGATGTCTGTTGAGCCGACCATTAAGAAGGAGTCTTCATGTTCTTCTGTAAAAAGAAGGGACATATGAAGAAAGACTGCATATAGTTCAAGGCTTGGCTTAAAAAGAAAGGTAATTTTCATGCGTTTGTTTGTTATGAatctaatatggttaatattattcataataCTTGGTGGATTGACTCTGGTACTACAATCCATGTTTCGAATACCTTGCGGGGTATGACAAACTGCATGGAAACCAAAGTGGCAAGTGAAAGCTCTATCTATTCAGAAACCGGATAGGCTCGAACGTGGAGGCCGTAGGGACATGCAGTTTAGTTTTGAGTAgtggttttgttttggttttggaaaaGACATTTTATGTTCCGAATTTTGCTCggaatttaatttcaatttcaaGGCTTGTACCGTTTGgatttacctttaatttttcgAATTCTGGTTTCGATTTGCGAAATTCTAAAGTTATTGGTTATGGTATTTTGTCTGATAATTTATATCGTCTTTATTTAAAAAATGATACCACTCAAAACACTATGCATGTTAATACTGGTTTAAAAAGAAGTATTATGAATGAGGAGTCCTCTATGTTATGGCACCGGAGATTGGGACACATCTCCATTGAGAGGGTTAAGAGATTGGTAAAGGTAGGGGTACTTGGTACTTTAGACTTTACCGATTTTGATACTTGTGTTAGTTGCATTAAGGGAAAGCAAACTAACAAATCTAAGAAAGGTGCTAAGAGGAGTTCTGAcctattagaaatcatacacacgGATATTTGTTGTCCGGACATGAACGCTAATGATCCGAAATACTTTATTACCTTTATTGACGATTATTCACGATATATGTACATCTACTTACTTCGTTCTAAAGACGAAGCCTTTGATGCCTTTAAATTGTTTAAGGCTGAAGTAGAGAAACAATGTGGTAAGCACATTAAAATTGTGAGAtcagatagaggtggtgagtactaTGGTAGATATACTGAAGATGGACAAGCACCTGGTCCTTTTGCTAAATTCCTTCAAGAGCATGGGATTGTTGCCCAATACACTATGCCCGGTTCTCCGGATCAGAATGGTGTAGCAGAAAGAAGGAATCGGACATTAATTGAAATGGTGCGTAGTATGAGAAGTAATATTAAACTTCCTTCATTTTTGTGGGTAGATGCACTAAAGACGGCTGTGTATATATTAAATCGGGTTCCTTCGAAGGCCGTCTCAAAGACGCCTTTTGAGTTATTCAAAGGTTGGAAACCGAGTTTGCTACATATACGCGTTTGGGGATGTCCGTCTGAGGTGAGAATTTACAACCCACAAGAAAAGAAACTAGACCCAAGGACTATTAGTGGGCATTTCATTGGATATGCCGAAAAGTCCAAAGGTTATAGGTTCTATTGTCCGTCTCATAGTACCAGGATTGTGGAATCTAGAAATGCAAAATTTCTAGAGAATGACTTAATCAGTGGGAGTACTATAGAAGTTGAACCTGAAAAGGATCAACATGAAGCTTCACCCTCTGTTTTAAGTGACAGGTTGGTTATTGTTCACGGTCCTGAAGTTCGACCGCAGGTTCAGCAACCAAATACAGAAATTccacaaaatgtcgatcaaaaTAGGGTGGATCATAATGAGGAAGAAGTTCACCGTGAGGTTGAACAAATTCCATTAAGAAGATCTATTCGAGAAAGGAGATCGGCTATTCCTGACGACTATGAAGTATATTTACAAGAATCGGATTGCAATGTTGGAGCTGATAATGATCCTATGTCATTTTCACAAGCCATAAATTCTACAGATTCAAACTTATGGATGAATGCTATGAAAGATGAGATGAACTCTATGGCGTCTAATCGAGTTTGGGATCTCGTCGAGTTGCCTGATGGTGTAAAAACCATCGGATGTAAATGGGTCTTTAAGACTAAAAGAGACTCACTTGGCAACATCGAGAGACATAAAGCAAGGCTCGTTGCTAAAGGGTTCACTCAAAAGGAAGGAATCGACTACACGGAGACATTTTCTCCTGTATCAAAGAAAGATTCTCTTCGAGTGGTCATGGcattagtagctcattttgacttcgagctacatcagatggatgtgaaaacggcGTTTCTTAATGGCAATTTAGAGGAAGAGGTTTACATGAAACAACCTGAAGGATTCTCCTCTAAAGATGGTGAGCATTTGGTTTGCAAGCTAAATAAATCcatatatggtttgaaacaagcctcTCGTCAATGGTATAAGAAGTTCCATGAAATTATTTCTTCGTTCGGTTTTAAAGAAAATATCATGGACCAATGCATATACCTTAAGGTCAGTGGGAGCAAGATTTGTTTCCTTGTGTTATACGTGGATGACATTTTTCTAGCAACCAATGATAAGGGGTTACTATATGAGGTGAAACAATTTCTTTCAAATAACTTTGATATGAAAGATATGGGCGAGGCATCTTTTGTcattggcattaagatccatagagatagatcccgaGGCATTTTAGGCTTGTCTCAGGAGGCCTATATCAACAAAGTGCTTGAAAGGTTCAGAATGAAAGATTGTTCACCAAGTGTAGCACCTATTGTGAAAGGTGACCGATTCAGTTTAGACCAGTGTCCCAGGAATGATTTAGAAAGGGAACAAATGAAAAATGTTCCATATGCTTCAGCTGTTGGTAGCATTATGTATGCTCAAGTCCGTACGGACCGACATTGCATATCTTTGTTGGAGTATTAGGCAGATATCGAGTAACCTGCATCGATCACTTTGGAAGGCTGCAAAGAAAGTGTTGAGGTACCTTCAGGGTACTAAAGATTACATGCTTATGTATAGACGGACTGATAATCTTGAAGTGGTGGGGTACTCCGACTCAGACTTTGGTGGCTGCATTGATTCACGAAAATCCACATCaggatatgtgtttatgctagcCGATTTGAGTCTGTATCCTGGAGGAGTACTAAGCGAGACATTGTGACCACTTCTACTATGGAGGCCGAGTTCGTTTCTTGTTTTGAGGCTACCTCACATGGTGTATGGCTGAAAGGTTTCATATCTGGGCTAAGAGTCGTTGACTCTATTAGTAGGCCAATTCGAATGTATTGTGATAATTCAGCTGCGGTATTTAtggctaagaataatagaagtggaagtcgaagtaaacacatcgacatTAAGTATTTGGCCATAAAAGAGCgtgttcaggaaaagaaagtgatcATAGAACACATTAGCACTGAATTAATGATTGCTGATCCCTTGACTAAAGGCATGCCACCTAAAGGTTTCAAGGGTCACGTAGTGAATATGGGACTTGGTTCCATAATGTGatacatttatttattgtattgaaATTTTTCATTTAGTTGGATATTTTCTCATTTTGGATTATGTACGTACATACTTtggttatttatttttattgagAAATATCATTATGTTTTGACCTAGAGTAAACATATGGTTTATTCATTAAGTTAAGTGTGAGTGGTGAGAGACTAAGTGTATCGTAATACATGGAAGATTAATTTTCGCTCAAGAGAATTCGTCGCTATGATCCGTACATGAAGTTTCTATTTTAAATGGACCAAATGGGAGAATGTTAGAATATCTGAAATattttattagttaattaattagtaaataattaaATTCAGTTTTCAGATAATTAAGTGGTCCATTTTATGTGGGAAGTTACCCATGATCAAGGTAACAACCCATGATCCTCTCCTATTCTACAGCCACCACCACCCACTTCTTTAGTCACTTAGAAACTGTTTTTTGATGGGAAAAACAGTATAAAAGAAACGTGATAACATCTGGTAAAGGTCACCAAACCTATTCTCCCTTAAGATAATATACACCATCTAAATCAGTGAGAAGGAGGGTTCGGAACCGAAATCAGAGTAAGAAAGAGACAGACGTGCAGACACACAGACGAGTTATCGGAAAGATGGAAACGGGTTTATTTCTTTATTCGGGTTTAAAAGCTGTTCAGGAATACCGATAAGCAATGGCTGGAGGttttaattctcgatctttattTATCGCTTCCGCAATTTATTTGTTCGTATATTAATTTAGTAATTAGAATATACATGATTAAGAATGAGATTAAACTTACATACCGTCGTTGTCGTTATTCACCTACGCACGCATTtcgataaattagttaataataattaattattttatacaaaacgagtccgaaagaataataaaaaaaaatatataatacaACGTACGAAAACTAAAAATACGGAaaaaataagacgataattaattattttaattattttatacaaaacaatcggaaagaattaaataaaaaaaaatataatacaacGTACGAAAGCTAAAAAATATGGAAAAAAtaagacggtaattaattattttatacaaaacgagtcggaaagaattaaaataaaaaaaattaatacaaCGTACGAAAACTAAAAAATACGGAAAAAAtaagacggtaattaattattttaattattttatacaaaacgagtcggaaagaattaaaaaaaatataagacggaaacaaaaaaaaatatgaaatgggccttggacgaggaaatttttcgtccaaacccaggcctggacgaaaaattccttcgtccagtatgggccttggacgaaggaaTTTTTCATCCAGACCCAGACTTTGACGAAAAATttcttcgtccaaggcccatacTGGACGACGGAATTTTTCGTCCAGGCCTGGGTTTGACGAAAAATTTCTTCGTCCAGCCCATTccccatattttttttttgaatccaTTTTCAAATAATTCCGTCAACaaatctatcctaattccgtctagaatcaaggcatctatcctaattcgggaatcaatcgataataaaacataaatttgAGACAAAACTAAATCGTAAACTCACCTCGTTACTAGCTTCATTGTTGAAATCGTTGTTAAAATCGTTCTCGTTCATCTTGTTAATTACAAATCCGGCTATGGTAGGTTCTTTGAATCAAGTCGGATCACTTCTTGCTGATCATTCAACTCGGGCAATTTTGAATTGGATCATTTTTTCGAATCAGTGGTTATAATGGATCATAGGAGTATTAAAAGATttgattttaaaaaaattgttctGATCTATCTATGACTTGCTTAATGCAATATCCAAGTGCGATGTCAACTTAATCGGCTAGCTCTTGTTATTTTGAGATACTTTGTATCATTCAATCGAGTCATATTTCAGCAGTGTCAATTACAAGTCCTCCAAAGCAACAATCTACGTACTTAGGATAAGGTCAATTGGAATTTTAAGATACAAAAAACCAACACAAATCAATGTCAGAAAATTCATGTTTGCCATATCCAATAATTTTAAAGCTATGGAATTGAGCTAAAAAATCACTAGAATGACAAATTATACATACAAAACATATAATAACTCAATATCGCACAAATTTTGAGCTAAACAATGGTTAAATTCAATGTCATATTGCCAAGCCTTCGATATGTGCTTCAACAAGTAAACTTGTTTAATCTTCCGTTCTAATCAATAATTTACATTACGTTTGACTAATGAagcggagggagtataatatactccgtattaagttTATTACTTCCTCCACTTCATTAGTCAAACAACGGAAATTATCTACATTTATCTAAACTCGTAATTTATAGATTGGTACAATCAAAGGTTTAAGTGATTTATTAAAGCCCAATTTCAAGCCCAAGCTAAAATGTATAGATTCTATGGGCATGTGGCAATTTGGAATTACAATGAAAGCCCAATCTTTTGTTGCACCGAGAGGTGATTAATTACGAGTTTAGATAAATGTAGATTAAAATTATCAAATGTGAGTAGTCCAATCTATTATTTGGAGTTTCGAGAAAATTGAAAAATGAGatttttttgtatatattgtttcaATTTGTTATTTTCCAATAATATCTTCATCAGAACCTGAGAGACTGAGAAGAAAGTTGTTTGGATTTGCCTCTTCTACTAAGTCCAAGGACAAGTGCGGTAGTCAAGTTAGGATGGATTTGTAGGCCGGAGGCCCCCTTATTTACGAAAATTCTACTATTAGTAGATAAGTTTAGTCATATTAAATCTTGATTTGAGACTTTGATTTTAGAATAAGTCATCGTAACCGGGTCTGAAGTTCACTTTAAATACTTCTTTTTGATATTATGTCAGGATTTGACCTTTAACTACATAACAAAATATCTCAAACAAAATCaaaattatactccgtataaataaaataaatatatagAGTACATATGTAGCCCGGTTAATCCAAGTC contains the following coding sequences:
- the LOC141651060 gene encoding uncharacterized protein LOC141651060, whose translation is MKAVEIQENKWKLVMISGFHNHALTFYCDDDRYFAKFDEEELTYIDAQVRAHVRPAIISAGLHQRNPEKSRPNRRQIYNRSQKVRAEERNGRNPAQPMLALAVQHKYVHYWVTDQETEELNHVFMAHTEAVKLFRSYYYVVLIDSTYKTNLYRLPLVEMVGVTPVGKSFVIAYALLTHESENG
- the LOC141651061 gene encoding uncharacterized protein LOC141651061, with product MAGASLPGSSYDIKIDVPELTGDNFKVWKERVLLHLGFTRFDYAIQHDEPAKIKETSTPDEVDHREKWEKSNYICTMFIKTKLCASIRGSVEQHTKVRDLLKAIDEQFETSDKALASTLIMKFTSLKLNATNGVRDFIMRMRDIAAQLKVLEVTMSNSFLVHFILCSLPAQYAPFKISYNTHKDKWSLNELMTMCVQEEGRLLFEEGEKVNLTTSTNKESSSTKKGHHKDKGKGKMSVEPTIKKESSCSSVKRRDI